In Bythopirellula goksoeyrii, a single window of DNA contains:
- a CDS encoding PDZ domain-containing protein, whose protein sequence is MQKNRLFPICIVALSLCLVSQTSILATEYKYALENAAAHQATAAVADSVVQIRTVGGLERVGKTQLSQGPLSGLIITADGYVVSSAFNFAQQPSSILVRLPSGKQVSANLVARDLNRMLVLLKVDSDEPLPVPEAVPTDEFAVGQWAIALGRTFQTDKVDVSLGIISALNRMHGRVVQTDANISAANYGGPLVDIHGRVFGVLVPMSPQSSDSGPENAVAGAEFYDSGIGFAVPLEHVYSMLDRWREGEDLLPGKLGIGLKSGSSYTEPPTITTVWPASPAAEAGWQPNDTIVAADGTAVETQSQLQFLLKPRYAGDSITFSLRRGSGETAEEFDSEITLAGQLAPYRHSFFGILPAADGKAEGIDVAKVWPNSPAEVAGVRAGDRITKIGSTAVPTAPAAWAAMLNLQPGETVEVSLQRGDQELSLQTKLSALPEEILSQSLLRTSSKSSTEEFKALEPQLLKLPEFPQEAHYLQPKLSDSQRPGLLIWLSSEKGDDEEAMFDAWQKVCQTNGIILLVARPGSETGWQSEDLEYLQQLVKLATIRFRPTPRQTILGGQQKGGQLAYALAFKDRRTFSGIIADNAPLPRTLQVPDNSPGGQLVVLSILPGNSTFATLVKHDNEQLRQEGYPVSQIERPAGTVLDDATIENIGRWIAGLNRF, encoded by the coding sequence ATGCAGAAGAATAGACTCTTTCCAATTTGCATCGTGGCCCTGAGTCTCTGCCTTGTATCTCAGACATCCATTTTGGCCACCGAGTACAAATATGCACTCGAAAACGCTGCCGCGCATCAGGCAACTGCTGCAGTAGCTGACTCCGTGGTGCAGATTCGCACCGTGGGTGGATTGGAACGGGTCGGTAAAACTCAACTCAGCCAAGGCCCACTTTCAGGTCTGATTATCACTGCGGACGGTTACGTCGTTTCCAGTGCATTCAATTTCGCCCAACAGCCCAGTTCCATCCTCGTGCGACTTCCCAGCGGCAAACAGGTTTCAGCGAATCTGGTAGCTCGTGATCTAAATCGCATGCTGGTGTTGCTGAAAGTGGACTCTGACGAGCCATTGCCAGTTCCCGAAGCCGTGCCTACGGACGAATTTGCCGTCGGGCAATGGGCTATTGCCTTAGGCCGCACGTTTCAAACTGACAAAGTGGATGTCTCACTTGGAATTATCAGCGCCCTCAATCGTATGCACGGCCGGGTTGTACAAACCGATGCCAACATCTCGGCGGCAAATTATGGGGGTCCTCTAGTTGATATCCATGGCCGAGTATTTGGGGTTCTGGTCCCCATGTCACCTCAATCAAGTGATAGCGGTCCGGAAAACGCCGTCGCAGGAGCGGAGTTCTATGACTCTGGTATCGGCTTCGCCGTGCCACTAGAGCATGTTTACTCGATGCTAGATCGCTGGCGCGAAGGAGAAGATCTTCTCCCCGGCAAACTAGGAATCGGACTGAAATCGGGAAGCTCCTACACCGAACCACCGACGATCACTACCGTTTGGCCAGCGTCACCTGCGGCTGAAGCTGGTTGGCAGCCGAATGACACGATCGTTGCTGCCGATGGGACTGCTGTGGAAACCCAGTCCCAATTGCAGTTCCTCCTCAAACCACGATACGCCGGCGACTCCATAACATTCTCGCTCCGTCGTGGCTCGGGAGAAACGGCTGAGGAATTCGACTCCGAAATCACTCTTGCCGGCCAGCTTGCCCCCTATCGTCATTCGTTCTTTGGCATATTGCCAGCAGCTGACGGAAAAGCTGAAGGAATTGATGTCGCCAAAGTTTGGCCAAATAGCCCCGCAGAGGTTGCTGGTGTTCGAGCCGGAGACCGCATCACGAAAATCGGCTCCACCGCCGTACCCACAGCTCCGGCGGCTTGGGCAGCAATGCTGAACCTACAACCAGGCGAAACCGTGGAAGTTTCACTTCAGCGTGGCGACCAGGAGTTGTCTCTACAAACCAAACTTTCCGCGTTGCCTGAAGAAATCCTTTCCCAATCTCTCCTTCGTACTTCTAGCAAGTCATCCACTGAAGAGTTCAAAGCACTCGAACCGCAATTGCTCAAGCTTCCTGAATTTCCCCAAGAAGCCCACTACCTCCAACCCAAGCTATCGGACTCTCAACGTCCCGGTCTGCTAATTTGGCTCAGTTCTGAAAAAGGGGATGACGAGGAGGCAATGTTCGACGCCTGGCAAAAGGTCTGTCAAACGAACGGCATCATCCTACTCGTTGCTCGCCCAGGTAGTGAGACAGGTTGGCAAAGTGAAGACTTGGAATATCTTCAGCAATTGGTCAAGCTGGCTACTATACGCTTTCGCCCCACTCCTCGCCAAACTATCTTGGGGGGGCAACAGAAGGGAGGCCAACTTGCCTACGCACTAGCCTTTAAGGATCGCCGCACCTTCAGCGGTATCATCGCCGACAATGCCCCCCTACCGCGCACGCTTCAGGTTCCCGACAACTCCCCCGGTGGCCAACTTGTGGTACTCTCGATCCTGCCGGGAAACTCAACTTTCGCTACTCTTGTAAAGCACGACAACGAACAACTTCGCCAAGAAGGTTATCCTGTGAGTCAGATCGAACGCCCGGCTGGGACTGTCCTCGATGACGCGACCATAGAAAATATCGGTCGCTGGATTGCAGGGCTCAATCGATTCTGA
- a CDS encoding S1C family serine protease: MKLLKYATHLIALLTLSLFALSPCAAESTLTSVVRKAQTKVVKVFGAGGLRQLEAHQTGILISPTGHVLTALSYVLDTDDLAVVLDDGRSFKPEYLGSDPVRELAVLKLPLEDESLPYFDLHNHTTAQVGDRILALSNLYGIATGDEPVSVLQGTLTAIAPLDARRGAFTTAYQGNVYVVDAYANNPGAAGGALVDWQGHLLGLLGKEVKSRVTGTWLNYALPTASFAESVNGLIEGHSIDWEPPSQLPERSLTGELLGLRLVPDVLPFTPPYIDAVRRGSPAERASLRADDLVVFAAGRQISSCRAFLEALTYLDSREELELSVLREGELVEVTLQAEGQNAEE; the protein is encoded by the coding sequence ATGAAGCTGCTTAAGTACGCCACCCATTTAATTGCACTCCTTACTCTGTCGCTATTCGCCCTCAGCCCATGCGCCGCTGAAAGTACCCTGACAAGTGTGGTTCGCAAAGCACAAACCAAAGTCGTCAAAGTCTTTGGCGCTGGAGGGCTTCGTCAACTTGAAGCCCACCAAACGGGGATACTCATTTCTCCCACCGGCCATGTGCTCACCGCACTGAGTTACGTACTCGACACAGACGACCTGGCAGTCGTTTTGGACGACGGCCGCAGCTTCAAGCCAGAGTATTTGGGAAGCGACCCTGTGCGGGAGCTTGCGGTCCTGAAACTTCCATTGGAAGACGAATCCTTACCTTACTTTGACCTGCACAACCACACGACCGCCCAAGTCGGCGACCGGATTCTGGCGCTGAGCAATCTGTACGGCATCGCAACAGGCGACGAACCGGTCAGCGTCCTGCAGGGAACTCTCACTGCGATTGCCCCGCTCGATGCGCGGCGTGGTGCCTTCACAACTGCCTATCAAGGCAACGTTTATGTTGTGGACGCCTATGCAAACAATCCGGGAGCTGCTGGCGGTGCGTTAGTCGATTGGCAGGGGCATCTGCTTGGTCTGTTGGGCAAAGAGGTCAAGAGTCGTGTCACCGGGACTTGGCTCAACTATGCCCTCCCGACCGCCAGCTTTGCCGAGAGTGTGAACGGTCTGATCGAGGGCCATAGTATTGATTGGGAGCCTCCTTCGCAACTGCCGGAGCGATCGCTCACTGGCGAACTTCTGGGACTTCGTTTGGTGCCCGATGTGCTGCCATTTACCCCTCCTTATATCGATGCAGTGCGGCGAGGTTCTCCCGCTGAACGGGCTAGTTTGCGAGCCGATGATTTAGTCGTATTCGCCGCTGGTCGGCAAATTTCTTCATGTCGCGCCTTTTTAGAAGCATTGACCTACCTCGATAGTCGCGAGGAACTCGAGTTGAGCGTTCTCCGCGAAGGAGAACTCGTTGAGGTCACATTGCAAGCGGAAGGCCAGAATGCAGAAGAATAG
- a CDS encoding S1C family serine protease: MKWLLLCCCVLSPALQADAGAAPTSPAPEVLAIEQQRVDVIKRASAAAVAIMEPSGQGGGSGVIISPDGFALTNFHVVAPCGAAMKCGLNDGQLYDAVVVGVDPVGDVALIQLLGRDDFPVAELGDSDQVKVGDWAFTAGNPFLLADDFHPSISWGMISGVHRYQYPAGTLLEYADCLQTDAAINPGNSGGALFDAKGRLIGINGRGSFEKRGRVNVGVGYAISINQIKRFVSHLKSGRIVDHASLGFTVSTEELGRVVVDEILDTSDAFRRGLRYGDQIVNFAGREIRTANALKTALGTYPRDWSVPLEFRRDGKNYFVELQLPGLHDPAQLVDLIQKQAELPSEPPEGAPPEKEQEDAPLPDIHDSMPDKPELPFAVSSRYEEVRGYANYWYNSQKQQQLWQNYVSKNALEKMGTNWQIAGTLADDAPFEIRLGAKQSQMRMPMGQSGAVFSGDLESQLSPPGSGGLLLTLHLWQRMLDKGLQQFGEVYYLGQLPAGPKGEMLDCLVGIYGGVEFRLLFLPEDGELVGLELKPADDADPCEIRFAGFSEVSGRRLPTRWLVRHGDRKFAELQIDSWHTDGDPPSQPGATN; this comes from the coding sequence ATGAAATGGCTTTTGCTATGTTGTTGTGTTCTATCCCCTGCTCTGCAGGCTGATGCAGGTGCTGCCCCGACGAGCCCTGCGCCGGAAGTGCTCGCCATAGAGCAGCAGCGGGTCGATGTCATCAAGCGTGCCTCTGCTGCCGCGGTAGCGATTATGGAACCCTCCGGACAAGGTGGTGGTTCCGGAGTAATCATCTCGCCGGATGGTTTTGCACTGACCAACTTTCATGTCGTAGCCCCTTGTGGTGCTGCGATGAAATGTGGCTTGAACGACGGTCAACTGTATGATGCGGTGGTCGTTGGAGTTGATCCTGTAGGCGATGTTGCCCTGATTCAACTACTGGGCCGTGATGATTTTCCAGTCGCCGAACTTGGAGATAGCGATCAGGTGAAAGTCGGCGACTGGGCCTTTACCGCAGGCAATCCGTTCCTGTTAGCTGACGATTTTCACCCATCCATTAGTTGGGGAATGATCTCGGGTGTTCATCGCTACCAGTACCCAGCAGGAACTCTACTAGAGTATGCCGACTGCTTGCAGACCGACGCTGCGATCAATCCGGGCAACTCCGGCGGTGCCTTGTTCGACGCAAAGGGCAGACTGATCGGCATCAACGGACGTGGTTCCTTTGAGAAGCGGGGCCGAGTGAATGTCGGCGTCGGCTATGCGATTTCAATCAATCAAATCAAACGCTTCGTGTCGCACCTCAAAAGTGGCCGCATTGTCGATCATGCCTCACTCGGCTTCACTGTCTCCACTGAAGAACTTGGTCGCGTCGTCGTCGACGAAATCCTCGATACCAGCGATGCATTTCGTCGTGGATTACGCTACGGCGATCAGATTGTGAATTTTGCCGGACGAGAAATTCGAACGGCGAATGCTCTAAAAACCGCTCTAGGAACCTACCCCCGCGACTGGTCTGTTCCTCTGGAATTTCGCCGCGACGGGAAAAATTATTTCGTCGAGCTCCAACTTCCTGGTCTTCATGACCCGGCCCAACTGGTCGACCTAATCCAAAAACAAGCCGAATTGCCGAGCGAGCCTCCCGAGGGCGCTCCGCCAGAAAAGGAACAAGAAGATGCGCCGCTACCAGACATCCATGATTCGATGCCTGACAAGCCAGAGCTTCCGTTCGCTGTTTCATCTCGCTACGAAGAAGTGCGCGGCTACGCCAACTACTGGTACAACAGCCAGAAGCAACAACAGCTTTGGCAGAACTACGTTAGCAAGAATGCCCTGGAGAAGATGGGCACCAACTGGCAGATCGCCGGAACTCTTGCGGATGATGCTCCGTTCGAAATTCGGCTCGGTGCCAAACAAAGTCAAATGCGCATGCCGATGGGCCAATCGGGAGCGGTTTTTTCTGGAGATCTCGAATCGCAACTCAGTCCCCCCGGATCTGGAGGATTGCTGCTAACGCTCCATCTTTGGCAGCGCATGCTCGACAAAGGCCTCCAGCAGTTTGGTGAAGTCTATTACCTGGGACAATTGCCAGCCGGGCCGAAGGGTGAAATGCTCGATTGCCTCGTGGGCATCTACGGGGGAGTTGAATTCCGATTACTCTTCCTGCCTGAAGACGGTGAACTTGTGGGCCTGGAGCTCAAACCGGCTGATGACGCAGATCCATGTGAGATTCGCTTCGCGGGATTTTCTGAAGTCTCCGGCAGAAGACTGCCAACTCGTTGGCTGGTTCGGCACGGCGATAGGAAGTTTGCTGAATTGCAAATTGATTCTTGGCACACCGATGGCGATCCCCCATCACAACCGGGGGCGACGAATTGA
- a CDS encoding NPCBM/NEW2 domain-containing protein: protein MHKIVRHRGFLTGLFILAWSNLAICVEPTMVTISTLDGLKQAGELIEWTTQSVSFKDADQLAKFSPQELLRIEFQTSRRKATASDISVELIDGSRIPATTFVVIGHEATLETPLSAVPLTVPTAQIRFVEFPQSRRPTESWQSKWEQKEFTGDVLVLLKKSSAEVDFLTGVINDITDSQVDFTWEGETIPVKLSKVAALTFYHAQSEEIAEPLCWLELSSGSRLPAAKIERNGENLQVTTTSGILLEVRLNEIAAADYSVGKLAYLSDMQPLREKWTPLIELPTSDNQLGRLGMPRRDSSFEGSPLTLAWPVEDDAEGITLKTYPKGLALRSRTEMEYRLPREMRRFVASAGIDPETASQGNILLTITADRETLLESSIDGNQGPLNIDLDIAGKQKLQILVDYGDNLDLGDRLHLVEARLIK from the coding sequence ATGCATAAGATTGTACGACATCGCGGCTTCCTCACTGGACTATTCATCCTGGCGTGGTCAAATCTGGCGATATGCGTTGAGCCAACTATGGTGACAATAAGCACCCTTGATGGTTTGAAGCAGGCTGGTGAACTTATTGAATGGACAACTCAAAGCGTATCCTTCAAAGACGCAGATCAACTCGCCAAGTTCTCTCCACAAGAACTGCTCCGGATTGAGTTTCAGACATCCAGAAGAAAAGCTACCGCTTCGGATATCTCTGTGGAGTTAATAGATGGCTCGCGTATCCCGGCAACTACCTTCGTTGTCATCGGCCATGAAGCCACATTAGAAACACCCCTCTCAGCGGTACCTCTTACGGTTCCGACGGCTCAGATTCGTTTTGTAGAGTTCCCTCAGTCCCGCCGGCCCACTGAGTCCTGGCAAAGCAAATGGGAACAGAAAGAGTTTACTGGCGACGTTCTCGTGTTGCTCAAGAAATCTTCCGCCGAGGTTGATTTTCTGACCGGTGTGATCAATGACATTACCGATTCTCAAGTCGACTTTACGTGGGAAGGTGAAACGATTCCTGTCAAACTTTCCAAGGTTGCCGCCCTCACGTTCTATCACGCTCAATCTGAAGAAATCGCGGAGCCTCTTTGCTGGCTAGAACTCAGCAGTGGAAGTCGTTTGCCTGCTGCAAAAATTGAGCGGAACGGCGAAAACTTGCAAGTCACAACCACATCAGGGATTCTCTTAGAGGTTCGCTTGAACGAAATTGCTGCTGCCGATTACTCAGTCGGCAAACTAGCCTACCTCAGCGACATGCAACCTCTGCGAGAAAAGTGGACTCCACTCATTGAGCTTCCCACCTCGGACAACCAACTAGGACGTTTGGGAATGCCTCGCCGAGATAGTTCGTTTGAAGGCTCTCCTCTGACGCTTGCCTGGCCAGTGGAAGACGATGCCGAAGGAATCACGTTGAAAACCTATCCCAAAGGACTGGCGCTGCGGAGTCGCACCGAAATGGAGTATCGTTTACCTCGAGAAATGCGGCGGTTTGTCGCTTCTGCGGGAATCGATCCGGAGACAGCCTCCCAGGGGAACATCCTGCTCACGATAACCGCCGACAGAGAAACACTGCTAGAGAGTTCCATCGACGGAAATCAGGGGCCCTTGAACATCGACTTAGACATCGCTGGAAAGCAAAAACTCCAGATTCTGGTGGACTATGGAGACAACCTTGATTTGGGTGATCGACTCCATCTTGTGGAGGCCAGGCTGATCAAATGA